Proteins encoded within one genomic window of Neorhizobium galegae bv. orientalis str. HAMBI 540:
- a CDS encoding helix-turn-helix domain-containing protein, whose translation MIAESGALLAVGRLLKTARKNLGLTQEQVADLAGISRPRYREIEAGSAAARTTTLINISRALGLELMLIPQAMVPAVDALLQPDGAEDDLPAFAVSADGNANA comes from the coding sequence ATGATTGCTGAGTCAGGGGCTTTGCTTGCGGTCGGCCGGCTGTTGAAGACGGCACGTAAAAACTTGGGACTCACTCAAGAGCAGGTTGCCGACTTGGCAGGCATATCACGTCCTCGCTATCGCGAGATCGAGGCTGGAAGTGCCGCTGCTCGCACAACGACCTTGATCAACATTTCGCGAGCGCTCGGTCTCGAACTAATGCTCATCCCGCAGGCCATGGTCCCGGCGGTTGATGCCCTGCTGCAGCCCGATGGTGCTGAAGACGACCTTCCTGCGTTCGCGGTCAGCGCCGACGGCAATGCCAATGCCTGA
- a CDS encoding type II toxin-antitoxin system HipA family toxin, with the protein MPEAPLNPRPISSLEVLLNDLKVGTLVRTPGDFNAFSFEESYRATGGFPVLSLSFRAATGGLRKDPKPVARALPAFFANLLPEDKLREAMEKHHAGSVRAGNDFDLLVALGSDLPGAVRVVPSEGTVARVDDPSPLKSRARFSLAGVQMKLSVIKNTGKSGGLTLPLGDEQGSYIAKFPLTSFPGVSENEYANLALAEAIGMDVPERELVEQSEFEGIPEEFKTLSDGKVLLVKRFDRGTGGERIHIEDFAQVFGIYPSRKYEGAAYHDIAAALGIAVSSAASIEFVRRLALAAITGNGDIHLKNWSLIYPGAGDKPALAPIYDVLSTIPYIPADAMALSLAGERSFKAMDAQRWKVFANRARLPEAAVLKAVVDTVERVNELWWSLPEREVVPAKVLERIDDHVKLMIPILSTCAD; encoded by the coding sequence ATGCCTGAGGCTCCTCTCAATCCAAGACCCATATCGTCACTTGAAGTGCTGCTGAATGACCTGAAGGTTGGCACGCTTGTGCGGACGCCCGGCGATTTCAACGCGTTCAGCTTTGAGGAGAGCTATCGCGCGACGGGCGGCTTCCCTGTTTTGAGCTTGTCTTTCCGCGCGGCAACCGGGGGTCTGCGCAAGGATCCCAAACCTGTTGCCAGAGCCTTGCCGGCATTCTTTGCCAATCTTCTTCCTGAAGACAAACTGCGCGAGGCGATGGAAAAGCACCATGCCGGCAGTGTTCGCGCCGGAAACGACTTTGATCTGCTGGTTGCACTCGGGTCGGATCTGCCGGGTGCCGTCCGCGTTGTGCCAAGCGAAGGAACGGTTGCTCGCGTTGACGATCCATCACCTCTCAAATCGAGGGCCCGGTTTTCGCTCGCTGGCGTGCAGATGAAGCTTTCCGTCATCAAGAACACCGGCAAGAGTGGCGGCCTGACACTGCCGCTGGGAGATGAGCAGGGGTCTTATATTGCCAAGTTTCCGTTGACGTCGTTTCCCGGGGTCTCGGAAAACGAATATGCCAATCTCGCTTTGGCCGAAGCGATCGGCATGGACGTGCCGGAACGTGAGCTTGTCGAGCAATCGGAATTCGAAGGGATCCCGGAGGAATTCAAGACGCTATCGGACGGTAAAGTCCTGCTCGTCAAACGCTTTGATCGCGGCACCGGCGGCGAGCGGATCCACATCGAGGATTTTGCTCAGGTGTTTGGAATCTATCCTTCGCGCAAGTACGAAGGAGCAGCCTATCACGATATTGCGGCTGCTCTCGGCATCGCCGTATCGTCGGCGGCGTCGATTGAATTTGTCCGTCGACTGGCGTTGGCCGCCATCACCGGGAATGGCGACATACATCTCAAGAATTGGTCTCTGATCTATCCTGGTGCGGGCGACAAACCCGCGCTCGCTCCTATTTATGATGTGCTCTCGACCATTCCCTACATCCCGGCAGATGCCATGGCGCTGTCGCTCGCCGGCGAGCGTTCCTTCAAGGCGATGGATGCACAGCGATGGAAAGTCTTCGCCAATCGTGCACGCTTGCCGGAAGCGGCGGTGCTCAAAGCGGTGGTCGATACCGTTGAACGTGTCAACGAGCTTTGGTGGTCGCTGCCGGAGCGTGAGGTCGTTCCGGCAAAAGTTCTTGAGCGGATCGATGATCATGTGAAGTTGATGATACCAATCCTCAGCACGTGCGCGGACTAG
- a CDS encoding winged helix-turn-helix transcriptional regulator: MPVKVSPPRRPKPVSVEALIDVQKARPVLEQIANKWSVLILTVLCTRPSRFNEIMRRLDGITHKALADALKRLERNGLIRREVLTTTTPVGVEYTITPLGHSLRQPFEALYEWSMNYGPELERAQEEYDRVRD, from the coding sequence ATGCCCGTCAAAGTCAGCCCGCCCCGTCGTCCCAAGCCCGTTTCCGTCGAGGCGTTGATAGACGTGCAAAAGGCACGGCCGGTGCTTGAGCAGATCGCCAACAAGTGGTCGGTCCTGATCCTGACCGTCCTGTGCACCAGGCCGTCACGCTTCAACGAGATCATGCGGCGCCTCGACGGTATTACGCACAAGGCGCTTGCCGATGCCTTGAAACGCCTCGAGCGCAATGGGCTCATTCGCCGTGAAGTACTGACGACGACAACGCCTGTCGGCGTCGAATATACCATCACCCCGCTCGGCCACTCCCTTAGGCAGCCATTCGAGGCGCTCTACGAATGGTCCATGAACTACGGACCGGAGCTCGAACGCGCGCAGGAGGAATACGACCGCGTTCGGGATTAG
- a CDS encoding SDR family NAD(P)-dependent oxidoreductase, translated as MTRLASKIALVVGGHGGIGGAVSQRFAQEGAQVYATSRKGTDGVPEAIGDGSIRPLQADVSNTADLNRVFEQIKLEQGRIDVLVVNAGLSEYAPLEEISEDHFDRTFGLNVRSLVFAAQGATNLMQPGGTIVLIGSIAGDIGTKGYGVYGATKAAVRSFTRTWANELAPKGIRVNVVSPGPTDTAMMAGASKDVRDALSSMIPLGRMGRPDEVAAAVLFLASDESSFTTGAELVVDGGMAQV; from the coding sequence ATGACCAGATTAGCAAGCAAGATTGCCCTCGTTGTTGGCGGTCACGGCGGCATCGGCGGCGCCGTTTCACAACGGTTCGCGCAGGAGGGGGCGCAGGTCTATGCGACCAGCCGCAAGGGCACGGATGGCGTACCTGAAGCAATAGGCGACGGGAGCATTAGGCCTCTGCAGGCAGATGTGAGCAACACCGCCGATCTGAACCGCGTGTTCGAGCAGATAAAGTTGGAACAGGGGCGCATAGACGTCCTCGTCGTCAACGCAGGCCTTTCCGAATACGCCCCGCTTGAAGAGATTTCCGAGGATCATTTCGACCGGACATTCGGGCTTAACGTCCGCTCGCTCGTCTTCGCGGCACAAGGTGCTACTAACCTCATGCAACCTGGCGGAACGATCGTGTTGATCGGCTCCATCGCAGGGGACATCGGCACCAAAGGGTATGGGGTCTACGGTGCCACCAAGGCGGCGGTCCGCTCGTTCACGCGCACATGGGCCAACGAACTCGCTCCGAAGGGCATCCGTGTCAACGTCGTCAGCCCCGGTCCGACCGATACTGCGATGATGGCGGGAGCCTCGAAAGACGTTCGGGACGCGCTTTCCAGCATGATTCCTCTGGGGCGCATGGGCCGGCCAGACGAGGTCGCCGCTGCGGTCCTGTTCCTTGCCAGCGACGAGAGCAGTTTCACAACCGGTGCGGAACTAGTCGTCGATGGCGGCATGGCGCAGGTCTGA